Proteins from one Ketobacter alkanivorans genomic window:
- a CDS encoding restriction endonuclease subunit S, which translates to MTVNKVAEVSAQYLAELDENAVPSGYKQTEVGVIPEDWDVENLQKLTVLIIDGTHHTPRYTTYGVPFLRVTDIQGELDDSEFKYVSEEEHAYLIRRCRPQKGDLLLSKNGTIGIPKVVSWEWEFSIFVSLALIKLKKNLLEVNYLEQFFKSDFLDLQLAQRAKQGTVTNLHLEEIREILIPLPRNKEEQTAIANALSDVDALISELEKLIAKKQSIKTATMQQLLTGRTRLPQFALREDGSKKGYKQSELGEIPEDWDVVTLGEICNFENGDRSSNYPSAHEFVEYGVSFINAGHVADGLIDLRYMDYIPEHVYERLGGGKVAAGDVLFCLRGSLGKFGVVPEEFGSGAIASSLVIIRPKKHRTTTDYVSVYFKSEFSKEMITLWAGGAAQPNLGARELANFLVPLSSKEEQGCIATILSDMDTEIQALQQRLTKTRQIKQGMMQELLTGKTRLIQPAGSTN; encoded by the coding sequence GGATGAGAATGCTGTGCCTTCGGGTTACAAGCAAACGGAAGTTGGGGTGATTCCTGAGGATTGGGACGTTGAAAATTTGCAGAAGCTAACGGTACTAATAATCGATGGCACACATCATACGCCAAGGTATACAACTTATGGAGTGCCCTTTCTTCGAGTGACAGATATTCAGGGCGAGTTGGACGATAGTGAATTCAAATATGTTTCTGAAGAAGAGCATGCTTACTTGATTCGAAGATGTAGACCGCAAAAAGGTGACTTGCTACTTAGTAAGAATGGAACAATCGGGATTCCCAAAGTCGTTAGTTGGGAGTGGGAATTTTCCATATTTGTCAGTCTCGCTTTGATAAAATTGAAGAAGAACCTCCTTGAAGTCAATTATCTAGAACAATTCTTTAAGTCTGATTTCCTAGACCTGCAATTGGCGCAGAGAGCTAAACAGGGGACGGTAACGAATTTACACCTAGAAGAAATTCGGGAAATACTAATCCCTCTTCCGAGAAATAAAGAAGAACAAACCGCCATCGCCAACGCCCTCTCCGATGTCGATGCCCTAATCAGCGAGCTGGAAAAACTGATCGCCAAAAAGCAGTCCATCAAAACCGCCACCATGCAACAACTCCTCACCGGCCGCACCCGCCTGCCACAATTCGCCCTGCGCGAAGATGGCTCGAAAAAGGGCTATAAGCAAAGCGAGCTGGGTGAAATTCCGGAGGATTGGGATGTGGTAACGCTGGGAGAGATATGTAACTTTGAAAATGGAGACAGAAGTTCAAATTATCCTTCAGCACATGAGTTTGTTGAATATGGGGTTTCGTTTATAAATGCCGGTCATGTTGCTGATGGTCTTATTGATTTGAGGTATATGGATTATATTCCCGAACATGTTTATGAGCGTTTAGGAGGGGGGAAAGTTGCGGCGGGTGATGTACTGTTTTGTTTAAGGGGTTCATTAGGAAAATTTGGTGTGGTTCCAGAAGAGTTTGGATCAGGAGCCATCGCTAGTTCTCTGGTAATAATAAGACCAAAAAAGCATAGAACAACAACAGATTATGTTTCTGTGTATTTTAAGTCCGAATTTTCAAAGGAAATGATTACTCTATGGGCGGGTGGTGCTGCGCAACCGAATTTAGGTGCAAGAGAGTTGGCTAACTTTTTGGTTCCTTTATCTAGCAAGGAAGAGCAAGGTTGCATTGCCACAATCCTCTCCGATATGGATACCGAAATCCAAGCCCTGCAACAACGCCTCACCAAAACCCGCCAAATCAAACAGGGCATGATGCAGGAACTGCTCACCGGCAAAACCCGCCTTATCCAACCCGCCGGGAGCACAAACTAA
- a CDS encoding Fic/DOC family protein codes for MSKYELTESQTRYQPGSNDQVLANTLGITDPADMDEAELALLEKLYQHVLLDQPLPDVLSSPLIKSWHRQWLGAIYPWAGEERSVNLSKGDFHFAAASQIPNLLHKLDRDYLSQLTPCTELTDETLIKAIAEVHVEFILIHPFREGNGRIARLIADVMASQAGYGTLDYSPWDENKADYFAAIQAGLDMNYKPMMHWVEQAFNTQ; via the coding sequence ATGAGTAAATACGAACTGACAGAATCCCAGACCCGTTATCAACCCGGCTCCAATGATCAGGTGCTGGCGAATACATTGGGCATCACCGATCCGGCGGACATGGATGAGGCCGAACTGGCGTTGCTGGAGAAGTTGTATCAACACGTATTGCTGGATCAACCCCTGCCGGACGTCCTCAGCAGCCCATTAATCAAGTCCTGGCATCGGCAATGGTTGGGGGCCATTTACCCATGGGCGGGAGAGGAGCGTTCGGTTAACCTGAGCAAAGGGGACTTTCACTTTGCCGCCGCATCTCAAATTCCTAACCTCTTGCATAAGTTGGATCGGGACTACCTGAGCCAGTTAACACCCTGTACCGAGTTGACAGACGAAACCCTGATTAAAGCGATCGCCGAAGTGCATGTGGAGTTTATTCTGATTCATCCGTTTCGAGAAGGTAATGGCCGCATTGCCCGCTTGATCGCCGATGTGATGGCGTCACAGGCTGGTTATGGAACATTGGATTACTCGCCATGGGATGAGAATAAGGCCGATTATTTTGCGGCTATTCAGGCCGGGCTTGATATGAATTATAAACCCATG